From the Candidatus Polarisedimenticolia bacterium genome, one window contains:
- the mscL gene encoding large conductance mechanosensitive channel protein MscL, with amino-acid sequence MKGFKEFLLQTNALALAIGVIIGGAAGKVVTSLVNDILMPPLGLLLGNVDFSNLFISLGATHYDTLAQAQAAGAPTLRYGVFLNTVIDFVIVAFCIYVISKALLKPAPAGPAMKECPQCGEMVIAKAKKCKFCTSPI; translated from the coding sequence GTGAAAGGATTCAAGGAGTTCCTGCTCCAGACCAATGCCCTCGCGCTCGCGATCGGCGTCATCATCGGCGGCGCGGCCGGCAAAGTGGTCACCTCGCTGGTCAATGACATTCTGATGCCCCCCCTCGGGCTCCTCCTGGGCAACGTCGACTTCAGCAACCTGTTCATCAGTCTGGGCGCCACGCATTACGACACTCTGGCCCAGGCGCAGGCCGCCGGCGCCCCGACCTTGCGCTACGGCGTCTTCCTCAACACGGTCATCGACTTCGTCATCGTGGCCTTTTGCATCTACGTCATCAGCAAGGCCCTTCTCAAGCCCGCTCCCGCCGGCCCGGCGATGAAGGAGTGCCCGCAGTGCGGCGAGATGGTGATCGCCAAGGCCAAGAAGTGCAAGTTCTGCACGAGTCCCATCTAG
- a CDS encoding DUF481 domain-containing protein, whose amino-acid sequence MDRFRTLRFFAGSATALLLSFACLSAEDKPAEPPKLGWGDVGELAYVATSGNSEVNTLGFKNLLSRRWENALLEINAGGIRSRSTVTTHTVSSAGPPVDIAEDSDSSLTAEAYYANGKYSRDITKTFFWYGFAGWERNRFSGIENRTTVAGGVGNIWKDTDRVRFRTDYALSYVDEEDVAEPPDFDGTYVAARLSSTYQQKFGEVTTYGNDFMIEDDLNDTTNWRGDMTNWVAVAMSARFSLKASLRWLYDHEPAQAAASDPLGLLPPGEVAFFELDKLDTIFTTSLVVKF is encoded by the coding sequence TTGGACCGCTTCCGGACGCTTCGATTCTTCGCCGGTTCCGCCACGGCGCTGCTCCTTTCCTTTGCCTGTCTCTCTGCCGAGGACAAGCCGGCCGAGCCGCCGAAGCTGGGCTGGGGAGACGTGGGGGAGCTCGCGTACGTCGCGACCTCGGGGAACTCCGAGGTCAACACCCTCGGCTTCAAGAACCTGCTGAGCCGCCGCTGGGAGAACGCGCTCCTCGAGATCAACGCGGGCGGCATCCGCTCCCGCTCCACCGTCACCACTCACACCGTCTCCTCGGCCGGCCCTCCGGTGGACATCGCCGAAGACTCCGATTCGAGCCTCACCGCCGAAGCCTACTACGCCAACGGGAAATACAGTCGGGACATCACCAAGACCTTTTTCTGGTACGGCTTCGCCGGCTGGGAGCGCAACCGCTTCTCCGGGATCGAGAACCGGACCACGGTGGCGGGCGGCGTCGGGAACATCTGGAAGGACACCGATCGCGTCAGGTTCCGCACCGATTACGCGCTGAGCTACGTCGATGAGGAGGATGTCGCCGAGCCTCCCGACTTCGACGGGACCTACGTCGCGGCTCGCCTTAGCTCGACCTACCAGCAGAAGTTCGGCGAGGTCACGACCTACGGCAACGACTTCATGATCGAGGACGACCTGAACGACACCACCAACTGGCGGGGCGACATGACCAACTGGGTCGCGGTCGCCATGTCGGCGCGCTTCTCCCTGAAGGCCAGCCTGCGATGGCTGTACGATCACGAGCCGGCGCAGGCGGCGGCCTCCGACCCGCTCGGGCTGCTTCCGCCCGGCGAGGTGGCTTTCTTCGAGCTCGACAAGCTGGACACCATTTTCACCACATCGCTCGTCGTCAAATTCTGA
- a CDS encoding OmpA family protein, producing the protein MTKKALLLMAALALIATPAAAERGQKGDWELGGYGGIGFPDTYEPDSGTELNPQDGWLYGARFGYFITNTWSAEGSIQTFNTKTDYPASAGLSNDDIGIDSYRINALYNFRPGQAFRWFLTGGLGREKTSGNALSSSDMGINAGGGARWYFGKYFGLRLDGKVVRINYDDVPAQHNLEATVGVLWSFGGEPAGPPPDADGDGVPDKKDKCPNTAAGARVDEKGCPIDTDGDGVPDGIDACPNSPKDSKVDATGCPPDADKDGVTDDKDACPNTPQGTPVDEKGCPRDSDGDGVTDDKDRCPNTPAGTEVDANGCPKPEPPPPPPAEPPAEVARVFNGVLEGVNFATGSANLTANSKTILDSVAKTLQEWPEVKVEIQGHTDSQANDDFNMKLSQARAESVKKYLVSKGVDASRLTTQGYGETKPIADNATAEGRAKNRRVELHQIK; encoded by the coding sequence ATGACGAAAAAAGCTTTGCTGCTGATGGCGGCGCTGGCGCTGATCGCCACGCCCGCCGCGGCGGAGCGCGGACAGAAGGGGGACTGGGAGCTGGGAGGGTACGGCGGAATCGGCTTTCCCGATACCTATGAGCCAGACTCCGGCACCGAGCTGAACCCGCAGGACGGCTGGCTGTATGGAGCGCGCTTCGGCTATTTCATCACCAACACCTGGAGCGCCGAAGGATCGATCCAGACGTTCAACACCAAGACCGACTATCCCGCTTCGGCCGGGCTGAGCAACGACGATATCGGCATCGATTCGTACCGGATCAACGCGCTTTACAACTTCCGCCCGGGGCAGGCGTTCCGCTGGTTCCTGACCGGCGGCCTGGGCCGCGAGAAGACGAGCGGCAACGCCCTCTCCAGCAGCGACATGGGGATCAATGCGGGCGGCGGCGCGCGCTGGTATTTCGGCAAATACTTCGGGCTGCGGTTGGACGGCAAGGTCGTCAGAATCAACTACGACGACGTCCCGGCGCAGCACAATCTCGAAGCGACGGTCGGCGTCTTGTGGTCCTTCGGGGGCGAGCCTGCCGGGCCGCCGCCCGATGCCGACGGCGACGGCGTTCCGGACAAGAAGGACAAGTGCCCCAACACGGCGGCCGGCGCCCGCGTCGATGAGAAGGGCTGCCCGATCGACACCGACGGCGACGGCGTTCCCGACGGGATCGACGCTTGTCCAAACTCCCCGAAGGACAGCAAGGTGGATGCGACCGGTTGCCCGCCTGACGCCGACAAGGATGGCGTGACCGACGACAAGGACGCCTGTCCCAACACGCCGCAGGGCACTCCAGTGGACGAGAAGGGCTGCCCGCGCGATTCCGACGGCGACGGCGTCACCGACGACAAGGACCGCTGCCCCAACACGCCGGCCGGGACCGAGGTCGATGCCAACGGCTGTCCGAAGCCGGAGCCGCCTCCGCCGCCTCCTGCCGAGCCTCCTGCGGAGGTCGCCCGCGTCTTCAACGGCGTGCTGGAAGGGGTGAACTTCGCCACCGGCAGCGCCAACCTGACCGCCAATTCCAAGACCATCCTGGACAGCGTCGCCAAGACGCTGCAGGAGTGGCCCGAAGTGAAGGTCGAGATCCAGGGACATACCGACTCGCAGGCCAACGACGACTTCAACATGAAGCTGTCGCAGGCGCGCGCCGAATCGGTGAAGAAGTACCTGGTCTCGAAAGGAGTGGACGCTTCGCGGCTGACGACGCAGGGTTACGGCGAGACGAAACCGATCGCCGACAATGCCACGGCCGAGGGGCGGGCCAAGAACCGCCGCGTGGAGCTGCACCAGATCAAGTAA